The window AGCTGTCGGTTTCGCTCAACACCGTCAACACGCACATCCGCCACATCTACGCGAAACTCGGCGCCACCGACCGGACGGCCGCCGTCCGGCGCGGCCGCGAACTGCGGCTGCTGGCTTCCGGCCGCGCCTGAACCATCGCGATCGCCCGGTGTCAGAGGACCCGCATGGTCCTGGCGATGGGCAGCCTGCGGATGCGGGTACCGGTGCCGGCCGCGATGGCGTTGGTCAGGGCGGGTGCGGCGGTGGGGACGCTGACCTCGCCGACGCCGGTCGGCGGCTCGCCCGACTCGATCAGGTGCACGTCGATCCGCGGTACCGACTGCATCCGCATGATCGGGTAGCGGTCGAAGTTCCGGGTGACGATCTCGCCGCCGCCGAGCACGACCTCACCCCACGCGGCGGCGCTCAGCGCGTAGATCAGGCCGCCTTCGACCTGCGCCCGGACCAGGTCCGGGTTGACGACGATGCCGCAGTCCAGCACGAACGTGACGCGCTCGACGCGGACGCGGTCGCGCCGGTCCAGGGAGATCTCGGTGACCTGGGCGCTGTGCGACAGGAAGCTGCTGGCGGCGATGCCCCGCGCCCGGCCTTCGGGCAGCGGGGTGCCCCAGCCGCCCAGCTCGGCGGCCAGCTCCAGCGCGTGCAAGGTGCGCGGATTCTCCGCCAGCAGGTCGCGGCGCAGGTCGACCTGGTCGCGCTCGGTGGCGATGGCGAGCTCGTCGAGCGCCGACTCGCGGGCGAACTCGGTGTGCGAGTTGCCGACCGACCGCCACACCATGATCGGCACGCCGGTCTCGACGACGCTGGTCTCCAGCTTGAAGTCCGCCACCGCGTACGGCGAGTTCACCGCGCCGCTGGTGGTCATGTAGTCGACGCCGTCGGTGAACAGGAAGTTCGCCACGACCGGCAGGGTGACCGAGGTCGGCTGGGCGGCGATCTGCTGGTGGAACGCGCGCACGCGACCGTCGGCGTCGGCTCCGGCGCGGACCCGGTGCACGGCCATCGCCCGGTACCGGCCGCTCTTGAACTCCTCCTCGCGCAGCGACTGGAGCTTGACCGGGTACTTCCAGTCCAGCGCCTTCGCGACCTGCACGGCCTCGCTGACCGGGTCGCGGCCGGACGAGCTGTGCAGGCCGAACGAACCGCCCGCGTACGGCACGTGCACCCGGACCCGGTCCTTCTCGACGCCGGCCGCGGCGGACGCCGCCATGCGGACGTATTCGGGTCCCTCGGTGCCCGCCCAGACCTCGAGAGTGCCGTCGTCGGCCATGCGGCACACGGCATTGTTCGGTTCCATCGGGGCGTGTGCGAGGTAGGGCAGCTCGTAGCTCGCGTCGACGACGTGCGCCGCCCGCGCGAGTGCGCCGTCGACGTCGCCGTCTTCCTTGACCACCAAGGCTTTCTCGCCGGACTCGAGCAGACGCCGGTGTTCGGCGAGGAGTTCCTCCGTGCTGCGCCGCTCGGCGTTCCGGTCGTCCCAGTCCACCCGCACCGCGCGGACGCCCCGCTGCGCGTCGTCGAACGTCTCGCCGACCACCGCGACACCCTCGTCGATCGGGATCACGGCGCTCACGCCGGGCAGGGCCAGCGCCGCGCCGTCGTCGATCGTGGCCACGGTGGCGCCGAACTTCGGCGGGTGCAGCACCACCGCGGTCACCATGCCGGGATGCGTGACGTCGATGGTGAACCGGGTCGTCCCGAGGATCTTCCCGGGAGCGTCGACCCGGAGCCGGCCTTCGCCGCCGATCAGCTTGTAGTGGGCCGGATCCTTCGGGCTGACGTCGTCCGGGACCGGCACCTGTTCCGCGCGGGCGGCCAGTTCGCCGATGCCGGCGCGTTTCCCACTCGGGTGGGTCAGCACGCCCGAGTCGATCTCGACCTCGTCGGCCGGCACCTGCCACACCTGCGCCGCGGCCGCCACCAGCCGGGCCCGCGCCTGCGCGGCGGCCAAGCGGTACCGGGCCCAGTACCCGACGGTCGACGTGGACGCACCGGTGAGCTGGAGGAATCCGCCGCCGGCGGGAGTCGCGTAGACGTCTCCCCCGGCGTTGCCGCCGTTCGCCGCGTTGACCACCCGGACCGACGCGAAGTCCGCGTCCAGTTCCTCGGCCACGATCGTCGCCAGCCCGGTGTGGGCGCCCTGGCCCATCTCGATCTGGTTCGAGAAGGCGACAACGGTCCCGTCCTCGTGGACGCGCACGTACGGATGGACCGGGTCGGCGAGTTCCTCCGGCGTCAGCCGCGGCGCCTCCACCTCCCCGGCAGCGGCCACCTGTTCCGGAGCGTCGCCGGCGGCCAGTGCCTCGGCCGCCGCGCCGATCGCCTTCCGGATCCGCGGATACGTGCCGCACCGGCACAGGTTCCCGTTCATCCAGCGGCCGATCGCCGCGTCGTCCGGCGCCGGGTCGGCCGTCAGCAGCGCGGTGGCGGCCAGCGTCTGGCCGGGCTGGCAGTACCCGCACTGCACCACGTTGCCCCGGTGCCACGCGTCCCGGACGGCTTCGACGACCGGACCCGAAGCGCCTTCGACCGTGGTGATCGCCTTGCCGGCGGCGGTCCCGGCCGGCGTCTGGCACGCCTTCGTGTTGCGGCCGTCGATCAGCACCGTGCACGCGGCGCAGAACCCGATCCCGCAGCCGTACTTGGTTCCCGTCAACCCCAGCACGTCGCGCAGCACCCACAACAGCGGGCTGGTCGCGAACCGGTCGTCCACGTCGACATCGGCGCCGTTCACCTTCAGCTTCACGAGAATCTCCTGGGCGGTACGTCCACATCGGACTGAAGTGGAGGCCGGTGCCCGGTCAGGCGGGCATGCCGGCGTCGATCCACCGCTGCAGCTTGTCCACCTGCTCGGCGGGCCACGCGCCGTCGCACGGCATCTGCCCGCTGCGCAGCGATCCCACGATGGCGTCCGCCTTCTCGACGACGTCGTCGTAGTCGAACAAGTCGAAGCCGGCCAGCATCGCGTCACGGTCCTTCTGCCGGAACAGCGGCTTGATGTCCTGCTCGA of the Amycolatopsis sp. NBC_01488 genome contains:
- a CDS encoding molybdopterin cofactor-binding domain-containing protein, which encodes MKLKVNGADVDVDDRFATSPLLWVLRDVLGLTGTKYGCGIGFCAACTVLIDGRNTKACQTPAGTAAGKAITTVEGASGPVVEAVRDAWHRGNVVQCGYCQPGQTLAATALLTADPAPDDAAIGRWMNGNLCRCGTYPRIRKAIGAAAEALAAGDAPEQVAAAGEVEAPRLTPEELADPVHPYVRVHEDGTVVAFSNQIEMGQGAHTGLATIVAEELDADFASVRVVNAANGGNAGGDVYATPAGGGFLQLTGASTSTVGYWARYRLAAAQARARLVAAAAQVWQVPADEVEIDSGVLTHPSGKRAGIGELAARAEQVPVPDDVSPKDPAHYKLIGGEGRLRVDAPGKILGTTRFTIDVTHPGMVTAVVLHPPKFGATVATIDDGAALALPGVSAVIPIDEGVAVVGETFDDAQRGVRAVRVDWDDRNAERRSTEELLAEHRRLLESGEKALVVKEDGDVDGALARAAHVVDASYELPYLAHAPMEPNNAVCRMADDGTLEVWAGTEGPEYVRMAASAAAGVEKDRVRVHVPYAGGSFGLHSSSGRDPVSEAVQVAKALDWKYPVKLQSLREEEFKSGRYRAMAVHRVRAGADADGRVRAFHQQIAAQPTSVTLPVVANFLFTDGVDYMTTSGAVNSPYAVADFKLETSVVETGVPIMVWRSVGNSHTEFARESALDELAIATERDQVDLRRDLLAENPRTLHALELAAELGGWGTPLPEGRARGIAASSFLSHSAQVTEISLDRRDRVRVERVTFVLDCGIVVNPDLVRAQVEGGLIYALSAAAWGEVVLGGGEIVTRNFDRYPIMRMQSVPRIDVHLIESGEPPTGVGEVSVPTAAPALTNAIAAGTGTRIRRLPIARTMRVL